CTATTAGACATAAGGGGATTTTTGGGACCCCGCTTTTTGCGTCGCTTCGCAAAAAGCGGGCTTGTTTCCTCAATTTCTTTGACGCGATCGAGGAAGTACAACCGCATTTGTGGTGCCGTTTTGTAATGTGGATTGTCTACGAGTAGATCAGGTTCGCCCAGTAGGTCGCCTATTAATCCCTTCGTCCAGCCACGTTCGGAGATCAGGCGTGATTGCGTGATTTTTACTTTCTCACGGATTTCTTTGCGTCTCGCGGCTCGCTTTTCTTTTTCTCCCTGCCACAAAGCTTTATACTCTTCGGATCTCTCCACTTTGCGGACGGCCGTCTTAGAATAGATCACATATTCGATACGCACATCAAGAAGAGACGTGGAAAACGACTCTGGTTCTAAGAACATGTTGATCCGTTCTTCCGTCCAGTGTCCGCGGTCTAACAACTCGGTTCTCGAAAAATGTGTCTCTGGGTGGCTGGGCATCTTTATGCCGTGAATCTCACAATAAATTTCTCGTAGTGCGCGATCGTGGATATTCAGAAGCATCTTCTCTCGCTCAGCTTCAACGATCGAATCGAAGTGGAAAAATCTGGGTCGGTTTAAGTCGTCGAAGGTTATGATACCAGGTGTCTTCATTTCCCTCTCCTGCTCAAACGCCATCAGTTCGCCCTCGGTCAGTATTGTGCCGCGATGGCGCAACTGGGATTTCGTGATGTGTCCACTCTTTCTTACGTGCCATCGATGCGGACGCATCGGACGACCGGGAAAATCAAACATCTTGGTCTCCTGTTTTCGCGCGCCTTTTGGGTTAAAGTTTTGTTGTAATACCATTTCTGATTGAAAATGCTTCAATAAACGAGTGCTTTGTAGCATAGGCTGTTAGCCTGTGCAGTCTTTGAGGTGATCTGTCAATGCAATATAATCTTTTAGAAATGGTATAAGGGATATACCCCCCTTGCCTGAAGAATGGAAAGAACCCCTTTGTCCCGCTTATCAGAGGGGTAAAAGGACACCGCCATTTGCTCTTGCCCGATTGTTGTTTTATCCTGTCTCACTATCATCTCCAATCACTTCTCTTTGTTCATATTTAACTCTGCCATGGAGCGGAGATTCAATAGCGGTGTCATCACGCCACCAGCGGCGGGGAGGACGACCCCGGTATCGTAAAGTCGCATCGCAGAAATCGTGGCGTGGGCGACATCCTCAGGCGCGCCAGCACGGACCATGAAGATATAGCCTTTCTCCGCGGCTTCCTCATAATCGGGTATACGGACGCGCGAGAGGTCGGTATCAATTACACCCGCAGCGATGCCGTTCACCTTAATACCGTGTCCTGCTAAGCGTCCCGCAAAGGCACGCATGCTCATCTCTAACCCTGCTTTTGAGATACAATAAGCGGTTCGGTTGTCGGACGCCATAATATCGGAAATCGAGAGCGTATAGATAATACAACCACGAATCTCGTTTGTCACCATGTAGTTGGCGACGCGTTGCGTCAGAAAGTGGGTTGCCTTGAGGTTGGTGTTAACAATCAGATCGAACTGTTCCGGTGTTTCTTCAAGAATGTCAGCGATACGGGTGATGCCGGCGTTGTTGATGAGGATATCTACCTTTCCGAAGGCACTATGTGCGGTATCAAGTAGTTTTTCGTGTGCCTCCAGGTCGCTGATGTCGGCTTGGATAATAACCGCTTTTCTACCGAGTGCCTCTATTTCCTGTTGGACGGATTCGGCGGCATCCCGATTCTGGTTGTAGTTGATAAGGACATCAGCACCTTGGCGCGCCAATTCAATGGCGATTGCGCGTCCGATACCACGACTG
This window of the Candidatus Poribacteria bacterium genome carries:
- a CDS encoding SDR family NAD(P)-dependent oxidoreductase, which produces MPSATQRIPIQIKSSRHTPCAVRKIQQFTSIVFLGEKMPTNMDLGFFATDVSFTDKAAIVTGSSRGIGRAIAIELARQGADVLINYNQNRDAAESVQQEIEALGRKAVIIQADISDLEAHEKLLDTAHSAFGKVDILINNAGITRIADILEETPEQFDLIVNTNLKATHFLTQRVANYMVTNEIRGCIIYTLSISDIMASDNRTAYCISKAGLEMSMRAFAGRLAGHGIKVNGIAAGVIDTDLSRVRIPDYEEAAEKGYIFMVRAGAPEDVAHATISAMRLYDTGVVLPAAGGVMTPLLNLRSMAELNMNKEK